One genomic window of Luteitalea pratensis includes the following:
- a CDS encoding S66 peptidase family protein: protein MSSTRRAFLQQSLIAPVATGGLALQPSPQGQSRGAGAPRKPRRLRPGDVVGIVDPASATWDPVDVDIVVESLAALGLKARLGAHLMDRHGYLAGRDEDRAADVMAMFTDPGVAAVHALRGGWGCARLLPHLDFEAIAKNPKILLGYSDITALLLPVYAKGRFVTFHGMNGDSEWNRFNVDWFRRVLMQGEAVTMTNPLSAGDQLVPVENRIRTITPGQARGHLVGGNLTVLTTIVGSGLLPDFTDAILFVEDVQEAPYRIDRMFMQLSLSGVLGKLKGVIFGRCTKCEPGDGGYGSLTISDILDDYLKPLKVPAWEGAQIGHIDRQFIMPLGVQAEIDADRGSIRLLEPAVT from the coding sequence ATGTCGAGTACGCGCCGGGCATTCCTGCAGCAGTCGCTCATCGCCCCCGTGGCCACCGGCGGGTTGGCGCTGCAGCCTTCGCCGCAGGGGCAGTCGAGGGGAGCCGGAGCGCCGCGCAAACCGCGCCGCCTGCGGCCCGGAGACGTCGTCGGCATCGTGGATCCCGCGTCGGCGACCTGGGATCCCGTGGACGTCGACATCGTCGTCGAATCGCTGGCCGCGCTGGGACTGAAGGCACGGCTCGGCGCGCACCTGATGGACCGCCACGGCTACCTCGCGGGCCGCGACGAAGACCGCGCCGCCGATGTCATGGCGATGTTCACCGATCCCGGCGTCGCCGCCGTGCATGCGCTGCGGGGTGGCTGGGGCTGCGCACGCTTGCTGCCGCACCTCGACTTCGAGGCCATCGCGAAGAATCCGAAGATCCTGCTCGGCTACAGCGACATCACCGCCCTGCTACTGCCGGTGTACGCGAAGGGTCGGTTCGTGACCTTCCACGGCATGAACGGCGACTCGGAATGGAACCGCTTCAATGTCGACTGGTTCCGCCGCGTGCTGATGCAGGGCGAGGCGGTGACGATGACCAACCCGCTGTCGGCGGGTGACCAGCTCGTGCCGGTGGAGAACCGCATCCGGACCATCACCCCCGGGCAAGCACGAGGACACCTCGTGGGCGGCAACCTCACCGTGCTGACGACCATCGTCGGGTCCGGGCTGCTGCCCGATTTCACCGACGCGATCCTGTTCGTCGAAGACGTGCAGGAGGCGCCCTACCGCATCGACCGCATGTTCATGCAGCTGTCGCTGTCGGGCGTCCTCGGCAAGCTGAAGGGCGTGATTTTCGGCCGTTGCACCAAGTGCGAACCCGGCGATGGCGGCTACGGCTCACTGACGATCAGCGACATCCTGGACGACTACCTGAAGCCGCTGAAGGTGCCCGCGTGGGAAGGGGCGCAGATCGGCCACATCGACCGACAGTTCATCATGCCGCTCGGAGTCCAGGCCGAGATCGACGCCGACCGTGGCAGCATCCGGCTGCTCGAACCGGCGGTCACGTAA
- a CDS encoding response regulator, giving the protein MHILLADDDESIARVACLGLRRAGFTVTVVDGGLSALLAAREAAFDALVLDWNMPDQDGIDVCRQLQADPAWARVPIVFLTGATHEGAEQEALAAGARGVIFKPFDPMTVGEQVRQLIT; this is encoded by the coding sequence GTGCACATTCTGTTAGCCGATGACGACGAGTCGATTGCCAGGGTGGCCTGCCTGGGGCTGCGTCGGGCGGGGTTCACCGTGACCGTCGTCGACGGAGGCCTGTCGGCGCTCCTGGCGGCCCGCGAGGCCGCCTTCGACGCGCTGGTTCTGGACTGGAACATGCCCGACCAGGATGGCATCGACGTCTGCCGGCAGCTGCAGGCCGATCCCGCGTGGGCACGTGTGCCGATCGTGTTCCTCACTGGGGCCACGCATGAGGGCGCCGAGCAGGAAGCGCTGGCGGCGGGCGCACGCGGCGTCATCTTCAAGCCATTCGATCCGATGACCGTGGGAGAGCAGGTACGGCAGCTGATCACGTAA